The Pecten maximus chromosome 10, xPecMax1.1, whole genome shotgun sequence region caaATATCTATATCTGCAACCCCAGTGCTGACGGATATCCCATTTTTACATCCCCATTCATAGAAAAAATTCTATACTACATTGATGTTAGGAACAAGTGAGAGAACAGAtatcatttcaattttcaaaaccagTCAAGATCTCCAACCTATGTATGTTCTTGTTATCCAATGAaagtttatattgatacatatttatgtaGTCTAATTCATCATCAGTTAATGTCTATAAACTGTTAGTTAATTAATATTCCTAATTGACAGTAGGATTCTTCCTGAAATCAAGAAATGAATGAAGGGGTACTACTCACTGCTGAAAAATTGAACTCCACATGATGAATGTCTGAATTTGTTGAAATCGCTGAACAGCTCAACTTTGACGATGACATTGAGCTCACCTCTAATTCCTGTAAACAAAATAAGATAATACTACCAAGTAAAGGGTATCAATAGAAAAGTAGTTCTCTGACCTTCCCTTTCATATATAGACGACATaactaaattatttttttccaggggaaagagttacttccctttttGAGGTATTTGTGTCTCATTTTGATGCTGTGCATTATACATCTTGGATACCAACATCAATAAGATGAAGGAATGTGTGAGAAGACAATCATTCTGACAGTTTAGTCTTCctttttattggttttttttcccctttttttcaaGTATGATTTATAGAATATTTCTGCAAATGGCTCAAGCCTTTTTTATGCTATCAGTCATAAATGATAGATTTTGATTTGATGGTATCCTTGAAAACTTATTGATATGTAACTGTGAGTCACTTACCATGCATGGTATCATAAATAGGGAACCAGCCACTGATGACATGTGGGTTTTCCTTGGTGAGAAGTGGGTTCAAGTCGATGTACACTTTACCTATGGCATCATGAGCGCTGTAGGTATCATGGTCCAGGACCCTACAATGGGATTGATATTCAAAATGTTGATTCtcaatatatgatttttttttttttttttgacaaatacAATTTTGTAATTAAGAAAACACCAATATGATGACACAACccttaaaaaatgaaaaagaaggGGGAacttaaaatacaaatacaatgtcatacagtaaATAAATACCCATACATGATGGTAGACTGAATCTGTATTACATCTTATTATTCAGTTTATTAAAAAGTATTTCAATTTACAAATGGAACTAAGTTACAATTCTCACAACAGAAAGATTCGGTAGCAATCTATTAAACTATGTATCTTAACACCGACATCAtcttgaattatctccctttaaatGCCAGAGATTAGTTTCATTTTATACAGATTGCACTGCCTATCTAATAATTACTATCAAATTGCACAGGATGCAGTTACTACAGTACTCAATTGCAGAATCACTGACAgttaccatgttatcaggcaTTAGGACAATGATATTGATGTTGACCAATGACAATAGTCCTTGACCAAAGATAGACATTAACCTTAAAACTGAacaataaataaagaaaaataaatgatactcatgtcaatgatacatgtatcaaaaGGTTGTAACTCACCTCAGTTCCAATGGGTCATCTTGTAAGGACTCATCTTCAACCTgtacaaaaaacaacatatgtAAATACCTATCCAGTCTTCATGATCTTTTTTACATTATGgaaaatatttctgtttgtgaaattcaaatatataaacatcaggaaAGGATATTTGTGAGTTAAGGTTTAAGTTATTAAAGCTGTAGGTCAGATTCAATGTCTTTAGTCTATTTTTGATATAGTCATTACAAATAATTCACGAAATGAGTGATCTCAAATAAACAATTAACAACGTTTAAATCTAAACCATTGAATACCTCAAACTTGAACCATTCTGAAGCCCACTGTGGATTTAGGGATCGTTTACAAACATCCGTCTTGAAGGCTTCATTTCCAAATCTAACctgtaaaagaaaaataatgaaaacagcaattaattaatttttttattgtatgttatatatatcaatttactttattgttattatacagcgaaattaaaacataattttatcTTTCTTTCCCATTTAAATATATGCATAAAAGAAATTTTTAAGATTAAGCTCCGAGTTCATGATAAAGGAGTTTTCCTTATTGAAATTTGCTACCGGGGTATATGAAATTCAATTACCTGGTACTCAAATATCTGGTAAAGGAATATTATGCAAAATAGGGGTTAGAAAATTTGTAAACATGGAGTTCAAGTCCGAAATGTTAATTTATCAATCATTGACTGAGCGACTAATGATCAATgtggttaaaaaaaaatctttgaaaaaatatctattaaGAATTAAAGTATAAGATCTCATACCTCTACAAAGGCATCAGTAAGGTCAGTTGACCGATCCATGATGGGTAGGGCTCTCCCACTGACCACCCGAACCTTCAACTTTCCCGGCATCTTTTTTGTTTATCAGGTTCTGCTGGTATTAAGGTTCTGTAGAAATCAAGTTAAACAgtatacatttaaatacatcACACTCTTCTGTTAAATTTGATCTTTAAATGCAATGTTTTTCACCACTAAAATATGCTAATTTATTTGCTCTCCAACACATTCCTGACATGCCTCGGGACAGGAATCCAACCCATATCCTGTATGATTATTCGTAGCATTTTGATTATCTTCACTATGAAGAGTAACAGGAAATACATAGCTGCCAGATCGGGACTCAAACCTCCAAACTCTAAACAAATGCTTTAACTGTTTACTACCAGCATTCAGACCAGTCCAGTTATACTACAGAAGCAAAggttatttcattttaaataatgaaGATTTCTctatacaattattatatacacTACAAAGAAGAATTTAAGATAATTTCTGCTATCCAAAGTGTGTATGTGTTAACTCCATGATATAGAGCATGGATACTTAATGACACACCCGAcgatttttttttgcatttttccTCCAAGTGGCCCAGGAttgtgtttttttatataaggaCTAATGCCAGACTTTCGTCGTACTTTTGacaatttcaatatatatcactcattttaaaaacaaaatctgcTTGATATGACTCTCTTCAGAGAATATGGATACTGGTTAATGAAATATAGACTGTGTATTTgcaaatatatctaaaatatcatttgatcagaaTACAATAACTGAATATAAATCTACTAAGTATAACTAATTACAGCATTGATCTGCAGATACCCCATCTTTTCCGTCGCCTTATTTTCATCTCTGTAGGGAGTGATCATTAATTGTTCAAAGCTGAAACGgtagtataatgtatattaattaacactTTCCAGTTTtacaatttcatttttctttttttgataatCAAATTATGCAATTGGGCTCAATCTTATTTTTTGATGTTGCTAGTCTACAAATTgttgaaaactatttttatcaacaaaaaaagaAGTTACATGAGTGTGCAAAATTACGTTTCTGATCATCTTCAAAACCAAAAATAAGTTTTCAACAGCTTCGAATTCCCTGCGCAGTGATTCGTGTGCACACATCAGGTTACacatttgtacatctaacaatgtgaggtatctttctcaatttgaaataaattgatagaAATTTACTTAAATACATACCAAAAGTGTGTgaaattacatacatgtactcccACTCtacattaaacattatattgttGCAGTGTTCCACTTGCATCATGGTTGCTGTTTCCATCATACCAAGTACCCTGGTAACTTCatttataacatgtacattatttagatatacatgtatgtggatTAAATAAACCCTTAATGTCTCTTGCTCTACCAACCCAGCTAAAGTAGAGCAGTGGAGTCCGGTAGCACACTAGAGACTCGAGCTTGATTTCTATTGGGGCACTTGGCAGGATCATGTTCCCCGGGAATTGGCGCCCAAAGTAATTATAAGGGGGTGGTATATTGAGAGTCTCAATTTATATTTGGGAAAAGGAAAAACAGGGAGGGTAgcatgtgtaacaggagaggagaaaatgtagcggccagaccagggttcgaaccctggacctccgaacactagccggatgctctaccaattgagctaccttgtcaccgatgatcgacccagtccagtctcGCTACACACTTCCCTcctttttttcaagtcttcaccctcgaagacacacaggacccttataccaccaccgtgggtattttagttgggcgccaattttgtaacaggagaggagaaaatgtagcggccagaccggggttcgaacccgggacctccgaacactagccggatgctctaccaattgagctaccttgtcaccgatgatcgacccagtccagtcccgctacacatgTAAAAGGAACTGTTTTTGTTGCCTTGTACATGGTGTTAAATATGACCTAGCTGTCACTCAGATGATGGAGAATGCTTCTTAAGCTCGGTTGGTAGAGCCAATGATTTTTAGGCCAGAGACTGGGATGGGGTTTATTCCTGTCTTGAGCATTTGACCAAAACGTCAAAAAAgtgtttttcctttttctttgaAACAGATTTCTTTTAATTCAGTTGGTTGTTCTAGTCAGTAGTCTAGTGTGCAATGCAGTtttatgatacaatgtaatctACATCAATTCggatcacaggtgcctgactcgttttataaaataataacatatgtactctatatgttattattttataaatcgagtcaggcacctgtgttCGGAtcaattcaaaatacatgtaagaGCCAGAGACATTGCTtagaagttgtttttttttaatacattatcTTGTTGGAAATAATCAGAATGTCATTACAGTTTGCTGAACGATACGCGCACTTTAATTTGCATATCACATATGTTTATGTGTtatcatcattttgttattACAGATATGAGATATTTTTATTGCAATAAACAGCTGATAAACAgcagaaagaaagaaaatgacaGCGGTGTCCTTGTCTAAATTCCGGTCCAGTTGTATGTAAAGCAATTAGACAAATAAGTAGGATGTAAAAGAAATACTGTGTGAAATCGTGAGAGTTAAACTGCTGACGAATACTTACTGTACTTGTGTAAACAAGCCGGTGTTTACAACATGATCTGAACAGCCATTGCAAATAAGGTCAGTGTAGTCGCAATCTCAAACCCGAACAAAATGCGTGTGTCATTTAGGTTTGCTACCAAATTGATTTACGTAGCTTCGCTTCATATATGATTACGTCGCGTTATTCAGTTGCTAACTCATGATCATATTTTACAaggtccgtggtccgtggtccgtccatccgtccctccctccgtccttaaacaattcttgttatcgctatatctgagtaaatactgaagggatctgcctagttatacatattgcattttgagaccaatcggaaaacaacatggccgacagacaaccatcttggattttggcaattgaagtttgttatcgctatttctcagaaagtactgaagggatctttctcaaatttcatatgcaggttccccttggtgcctagttatgcatattgggaccaatctgaaaacaacatggccaacagacagtcattatcgctaaatctctTTCATATATTGGTTccccttgtttaaaaagtactggagggatgtttctcaatttacacagattattAAGAGGAAGGGAAAGATAGAGAGGAGATCAATCTGatatggaacctataaagatcattcaatgcTGGGCggcaagatccctctgggatctcttgtttctttAGCGAGGCTGTCTTTTCTGACAGCTAGGTATTTAGTTTAGGTAATTAAATGCTTAATTACTTTATATCAAATTGCAAACATTTAAGCTAACAAGAAACTCagcacatgtatatatcaaactagTATACCTTctgtttatgtatatttatgtactgTACCAAACGAGGACATGTTTGCACGGAAGCCATAAATGGAACTATATCCAACCTAGAACATCGCCTCCTGCGAAATGTGTGATACTGCTGTCAATACACGAGGTAAATTTAGGAGGACCAATCCCAAAATATACAATGCCTCATTCTCAAAAAACAGAACaggggtagtgacaacagaacaataAGATTTCAAGCATGGAACACGTCCAGCATTCTTACATAGAAtgcgagaaaaaaaaatatattttcaacatGGATGatagaccaggtgttccgggaGAGTAAACGTCTTCTACTTATCGGTCAAATTCGGTTACGTCACATTTAAGTGATGAACACTGGTATTaatgtagcccgagtttcctctggcccttacaCCATTTCTGGTGTAGCTATACgtatcagggccagaggaaactcggtctagttttaatgttgttatatatagtCGATATTGCCTATGTTGCATGGAAGGTGTTGGTAACATGttcttcaaatttttttttcaatattaaaaccactattcaatacttatatttacgcGGCCTTATCATTTtcgttaattttgaaaaaatgaacCTACAAAAAATTACCGCCTTTTTGAAATTGTCACATGACTAAAAACTTCATTCAGCTGAAAAAAATGTGCGTGGAAGAACATGACTACTAACACTTTTCATTTCCTTCAACGTTTGATTTCCTATATTTAACGTTGAACATATAtgcaaaattcattttaaaattgataaactatagcaaaactatataagcaatgaacagtgaaTTTTATGTTGTTATAGTAGATATGACAGAAATATAACAGCATTAAAATAACTGTTCAATACTAAATTTACTTTGTCTTGCCATTTTtgtcaaatttgaaaaataacttcgccaacaaaaaaaacaaaaaaaaatctcaccttttttaatgtcacttgacccactgggtgttacaGCCTGAGGCATcgggtgttataggcgtatggtggcaactgcctcttagcattgtgtcaatgagAAAATGGGCAGCAAATGCAAATATTCTAAAAATGAGAATGATCATAGTGGGAACGGAACACGATATAAAAATATCTCCGTCATATTGTATGTGTTTTGATTATTTTGGCCagtaaaaaacaacaaacaagtAAATCTAGTTCGTTTTACTAAGGAATCATGTTTGAGCGCTACGGGTAGGGCGTatgaattgtacctgctgccccattgcatgatcgtaagaggcgactaaacttgggatcctatcttttcttttctttctgaacaactttcttcttcctaatgtctaccttgacaatgcctcacttttggcctttagttgagcgttcgccgctgtgagcAAGGCTTTGGGCTCCGTCCCaaagccgagacataccagagtctttaaaaaatggtagttgctactcctgcttagcgctcagcatattgggagtgggacgactggttcgatcgcccgttgtcagtataatgtgaccgggtggggtgtgctgttgggtgtcttcggcagtatgctccattgaggtagcactataaatcggcaaagtttcgggcctatcacaaggagacttaacacgaacataccgcagcctcccaaaacacacatacgcacacactcaccacacgcatgtatgtcgcacgcacgggaggccgtccttaaatgaccttagctgttaataggacgtaaacaaaaataaaccgaACCAAACATTAAGCGCTGCGAGCCCAACTTcctttgtttaaaaatatacatgtatttcaaatgcATACCTGTCCTCATATCGTTTAGAGAatgatttatgtaaatttacATGTCCATACCTCATGTAAACAATTTTagttgaaaaaaacaacaacaaatgaaatgaaacCATGACATGTCTACTACATCATAAACTTTGTAAGACCATAGGCACTCGCCTGCtggtctgtcaatacactcaatgCCAACGACCAAATTTCAAGAAAATTGTAATTGTCGGCAAACCGTTCAAGGTAAATGTCGATGGGGATGGTCTCAATAGACAGACAGATGATTTTTATTTAATGTGTATATGAATCTATATGTATCATGCCGTAGAAATGTCGTTCGGTTTCATGGAACATGAGGAAATGGTAAGATTCCAGTTAGTCGGACacctatggggcgccgttttactatttattcccatttggtgatatcacctattcgaaaaggtgatatcacctattcgaataggtgatatcacctattagAATGgatgatatcacttaatgaatcgaataggtgatatcacttatccgaataggtgatatcactcattcgaataggtgatatcaccaaatgggaataaatagtaaaacggcgccccatagataCCGTGGCCTCCGGCTAACAACAAGCAAAGATCTAGTGAGTAGCTAAAAAGTACGGCATGGCAGCTCTTCATGTTTGTCGCGATGTAGGAAAAAAAACTTACCGGAACACTAGTGTCTGTGATAAGACAAGTACTATTATTTGTAATTGTCTAGAACTTGGGCCAACAATGCATAACATTTACAGCACAGACCGCCCCGTTCCTCAGCTTCCCGTGAAACGCAAACCGCCACGTCCAACCAAGCTACACAGATCTCCAGTTGAGGTTACGAGGCAGGCACTCTAACTGACCGAGCTATCGCGACCAGGTGGAGTTAAAATACAACTGAAATATAACAACACGTTCTCTATTATGTTAATTTCAGCTGTTTCTTTATGCTTAAAATAAAGATCAGCCCGGGTTCtgattcaaaatatttatttacaacagGTCATGACTTTAGATCATGATGCCatatatggcaagccaagttgtcatttattcgcggaaCAATGTTGATACAGccttttaccaaattatataaggtCCGCAGATATCGGGCAGGACAATGTGATGGTACCCATGTTCAATGTGATGTCTTCAGTGTCCACTGACATCGGTTACGCGAACAACCTAGACGCCCAGCGACACTTCCGTCCAATAGTTTAGACATGGCCATGAAATGATCTGGAAAGGCACGCGGAGAAAACATATAGTTGCCATTATCCATCTGGATAGCTTTCCATTCGCTTTCTGGCCCAGGAGGCTCTTTTAGGGTCTTTATCCACTTGTTTGAGCCCTTCGTCATTGTCACAAATTCATCCAAATGTCCTTTCTGTGTAATGTAAACGTAATTTCCTGGCCCTTGAActttttcaaaagaaaacaagGATTCTGGCCCCACTCTATCTTTAGTACCACGAATATAGCTCAAATCCCCGTATCCAAAGAACAACCTATGACTTCTCAGACGGATGGCATGGTATTTCGGATATCTCACTGAACAAAGTTCAAACTCTCCTTGTGTTAACCAACTCTCTTCCGGCAAAAGCCCTCTCATTCCAAGGAATTTCATTAAAAGTCTATGCTCCTCTTCCCTGATGTATGACACAATGTAGACGTATTCTTTTGTCGGTTTGAGGAATAGACGGAGAACTTCTCGGTCTTTTTCAGCAAAGGAACCGATCACCCTCTGTACTCCTCCGGCCAGGTGCTGACTGTGGAGTGTTGAGTTGGTGATTGTATAGAACTGAATCAGAAGCATATCACGTAGTGATGctagtttgatatataattCAATGAAATCCATGGCTTTCTTTGCCTTTCTCGATCTTTTTGTTCGGGTCGTTCTCCTCGTGTTCTTTTGCCAGTTCCTTGATTAGCTTTCCCAACTTACGAAGAAACGTACCACcttgaaaaatattcatttgaatatGCATGTTAGTTATATCATGCTCAGTAAAGTGACTTTTCTCACTTGCTGGGTTTAGGAAGTCAAACGCCAAACTGTACATAAGGTGGAGGTCCTGTGCCTCCTCCAGAAGTGTTTCATCGCTGAGACCAGGAAATTTTCGTCGGATTTCGTCTTGAACGACCTCACCTACGGTTAGTGTGTCGCCTCCGAAAGTGGAGAATACTTTAATTAACAAACCACAGACCACTGGGACGACAGGTCCACCAAGACCGACGAACGAGGAGATGGAAGATACAATGCCTAATACACCATGTAGTACCTTGACAGGATCAGTACTGGTGAACTGTGGCAGATGTCCATATAGCTTCTGCAGGAGGGACACGACATCTTCTAGTTTGTTTACGTCGTTTGATCCGTcttcatttttgaaatattctttcGCATCCTTACATTTCTCCGATATAGTTgcatttgtattttgtaaatattcccCAATCTTGGCGAGGGCTTCAGACACATCGTGAACTGACGACATAGTTGCAGCTCTCACATAAGGAAATTGAGGTCACCTGAAAATATATTAAACGTGGTTTAATTTATCGTGGAATTTTCTTTAAAGCAGTCATTGGTGGTAACAAATGAAGAAATGGagacaatatttaaaaaaaaaaaaaaaaaaaagatttgatTGCAATTTATCATGCGGTGTTTTACCTCTCGGTTGCAACAAAGCCAGggctttatttacatttatttgagGAATGTTCATTCAACAACAGTAATACATAACTAATTACATAAAAAGGTATGAGCGTTTTAATTATATGAACAATaagtgaaaatatgttttagtactaatgtgataaacaaataaaagccccccctccccccccccccccccagcccCCTGCAGATCTTccgaaaatagaaaaaaaaagaagaaaaaacaaaagcTATATCAGCTGTTCAGCACAAGCAATTTTCAGAAACAAATTTTTCCCTAGTATTAGTGACGACAAAAGGACCTGGCGTATACTGGCATGTTACGACTGAAAGTTGACCGTTtccaaaataataataaaaatgacaatattaAAAGTCAACAACTGCGTTATTGAATGCAAAACTTCAATTTAgaacatataaatatacttatatgCGAAAATTTCATTATTAATGTATGACCGTAAGGTTACATCATCGggctattttattttatttggaaATTTCGAGGTTTCTTCCCCGAATTCATATCCTTTTTTGACATCGAAGGACCAACTTTTATAATGTCTTATTATATTCAATGTACCaaaaaagacaactaaaatctTGTTCTTAATAAGTGATCATCCGATGCGCTGGTATCGaaaaaatgaagaagaaaaacatatttgaggaaatatcttaattttagcattaactagactgGTTCTATAAATCATAACACTaggttgattgatatgttgtgagttttatattgaaggaggtactcaaggatgtacTTTTTAATTCCttctattctctgactatatagggccgtgtacccaaggactggtctcatttggttagtttatatcaacgaggtagcactctaaagtaaaaaacaaaaacaaaaaaacaaaaaagaacaagtggcttttgcaaaatggacaaaatcggttagggttaggatgAAAGAGTctcattgccatggctgccattcacgactgttttcacctgatctcgctccatcagatttttatctattttcaaaactgaaaacagctatttaaGGCACCCAAACCCcaaccctaacatgcagtggatgacttccTGAACAatcaagaaaaggagttctataaaagtggcattgaggcctttaaacaccgctggcaaaagtgtatagatactgaaggggattatgttgaaaacgaaaaaaataataaaatatgtccggcaaaattcaaatccttcaatacgaggttcacaacttatcaatcagccctcgtataaACTTCGTCTACCAACATGTCTGCTTACCTCATGTGATAGAGCCACCGCTTTAAAATAAAGTGTTTAGTATAACATTCATTTTCATTTGGCCAATTCTATTTGGAATACGAAAGTAATTGGGACCATGACGGTCTATTTCGGCACTATGGGAATCAAAACAGGTCACATGATATTTTATCTGTATTTTTAGCGCTGTGCGTGGCAAAGTTCATGATGGTTTGAAGTGAAAAAACGTCATTTATGTATATGCTAAGCAGTTCTGGCACCTCCTTAGAGGAAACTCGCGTTCACGAATTATGCCACATTTCAACGCACGAATTAAatttgtacactgtatatcatgtTTCAGAAGATTAGCTTGAGGAAAATACCTACAAAGGGTATTTTACCGAAgaacatacaccaatatatgaGTAATTTAAAGATTCAACGAAAATgcttatataaataatgtattataatatttttatgagtcaataaaaagaacaacatttcaatattaaggAATTGCAGGAAGTTAATTGTAGATGGgagttacaaaatgtaattttttggtttgtttttgtttaacatcctattaacagccagggtcacttTAAGGACGTGCCGaattttggaggtggaggaaagctggagtacctggcaactgccccacgtaggtttcgaactcgcaacccagagg contains the following coding sequences:
- the LOC117336189 gene encoding uncharacterized protein LOC117336189, giving the protein MDFIELYIKLASLRDMLLIQFYTITNSTLHSQHLAGGVQRVIGSFAEKDREVLRLFLKPTKEYVYIVSYIREEEHRLLMKFLGMRGLLPEESWLTQGEFELCSVRYPKYHAIRLRSHRLFFGYGDLSYIRGTKDRVGPESLFSFEKVQGPGNYVYITQKGHLDEFVTMTKGSNKWIKTLKEPPGPESEWKAIQMDNGNYMFSPRAFPDHFMAMSKLLDGSVAGRLGCSRNRCQWTLKTSH